A stretch of DNA from Streptomyces venezuelae:
TCTTGGCGACGGCGATCTCCCAGGCCCGCAGCACCTCGGACTGCTTGGCGGGCGGGAGTACCGAGCACAGCGCGCGCCGCAGCCGCGGCCCGTCGGCGGCGAAGTAGAACGCGAACAGCCCGATCGTCAGAAGCCGGAAGAGCCCGCCGAGCACGGTGGCGGACACGTCGAGGACGCCGCTCGCGCTGTTCTGTACGTACCTCTGCAGCCAGTCGGAGCGCAGCAGGCTGTCCTGGATCTCCAGCCGGGACAACTCGGTGTTGAAGGTGGTGTTGATCGAGTTGATGACGTCGTCCAGGTAGTCCGGGAAGTCCTCGATGATCTCGATGATCTGTCCGGCGAGCATCGAGCCGAGGAGCACCACGAAGCCCACGGACGCCACGAACACGGCAAGGAAGACCAGGAAGGTGGCGAGTCCCCGGCGCACGCCGCGGGCGGCCATCCGGGAGACCGCGGGTTCGATCGCGAGCGCCAGGAAGAACGCGATCAGGATGTTGATGAGCAGGCCGATGAGCTGGTGGAAGGCCCAGCTGCCCAGTTGGAAGCAGGCGTAGAGGGCGAGGGTCAGGACCACCGCGCGCGGCAGCCAGCGCGGCATCCGGGCCGCCGGGTCCACGGCCGTGCCCAGGCCGGCGCCCCGGCCGCCGCCGGTGCCGTGCGGTTCGGTGTGCGGTCCGGACCCGGGCGGATCCGCCGGGTCGGCTCCGGTCCCGGTTCCGGCCGGCGGGGCCGTCGCGGACTCCGGGAGTCTTGCCCCCGGCACGGAAGGGCCGGAGCGCGCATGACCCGGCCGGCCGGCCTGGTCGGGCTGATCGGTCTCATCGGTGGCTGCCACGCGGCCAAGTCTCGCGCACCGGCGGCCGGGCGCGGGCGGCACCCGGTGAGGCCGGCCGGACCGGGGCCGGGATCAGGGGCCGGGGATCAGGCGTGCCGGCTGCACCGGGGTCAGCGCAGGTGGGCCGGGACGCCCATGGCCGCGCACACCGCGCGCCACACGTCCTTGGTCTCCCAGCCGGCGTCCAGCGCCTGGTGGACCGTACGTCCCCCCAGCTCGGTCATGACGTGGTCACGCGCGAAGGAGTCGGCGTAGGACTCACCGAAGTGCTCCGCCATCCGCTCCCAGAAAATCGTCAACCTCATGGGCCCAGTATCCCGCCCCGGAGAGTGCACCCGGTCCGTTCCGGCCGCCCCGGACCGCAGCCCGGCCTACCGTGCGGCCATGTCCAGAACCCCGGAACCGGCAGCGCTGCCCGGTTCGCCCCTGGCCCGTGCCGAGCAGTTCGTCTGGCTCACCGCCCGGGTGCTGGAGCAGCGCCGGTTCGCGTTCCACTTCCTCGCCGGTGACCGGGATGCGGTGGACGCGGCCCTCGGCTCGTACCTGAACGCGGACGGCGGGTACGGGCACGCACTCGACCCGGATCTCCGCGGTCCGCTCAGCCAGCCCCTGCACACCGTCCACGCGCTCCGCATCCTGGACGGCCTGGGCCGGTGCGCCGGGCAGCGCATCGAGCGGCTCTGCCGCCACCTGGCCGCGGTCTCCACGCCCGACGGCGCGCTGCCGGCGGTGTTTCCCGGCCCGCGCCCCTACCCGGCCGCCCCCTACCACCCGGTGCTGGACGATCCGCCGGGCGAGCTGCTGACCACCGGGCCGGTGGTGGGGCTGCTGCACCGCAACCGCATCTGGCACGCCTGGCTGTTCCGGGCCACCGAGTTCTGCTGGGAACGCGTCGAGAACCTGCGGCGCTCGCATCCGTACGAGATCCAGGCCGCGGTGGCCTTCCTGGACGGGGCGCCGGACCGGGCCCGGGCCTCCGCGGCTGCCGACCGGCTGGGTCGGCTGGCCCGGGCGGCCGGACTGGTCGTCCTCGACCCGCGGCGACGCGCCGAGTACCCGGTGGCGCCCGGCTACGCACCGGGCGAGCAGCTGTTCCCGCACGATCTCGCCCGCCAACCGGAATCCCTGGCCCGCGGCTGGTTCACCGACGAGGAGCTGCGACGGTCGCTGGACTTCCTGGCGGCGGAGCAGCAGGAGGACGGCGGCTGGCCGGTACGCCGGCGGTGCTGGGCCCCGGGCAGCTCGCTGGAGCGGCGGCCGATCGTCACCCTGGAGGCGCTGCTGACCCTGCGCGCGTACGGCCGCCCGCTCGACGGAGGTCCGCCGGGCCCTGGCCCGGGGGGCGCCGGCCCGGGGCTCAGCCGCCCAGGGCCCGGACTCCGGCGGTGACCACCACCGCAGCCGCGACCACGATCAGGAACGGGGCCCGGAGCAGCAGGGCGACCCCGGCGGCGGCGAGCCCGGCCGCCCGGGCATCGACCACCAGCGCGGATCCGGTGCTGAAGGTCTGCTGGGCGGTCAGCGCGGCGAGCAGGGCGACCGGCAGCAGGGCGGCCAGCCGCTGCACCAGCGGGCGCTCCAGCACACCGGCCGGGACGAGCAGTCCGGCCAGCTTGAGCAGGTAGCAGCCGAGGACGGTGGCGCCGATGGCGATCCAGACGTTCACGAGCGGCGTCCCTTCAGGAAGAGGATCACGGGCGCGGCGAGGGCGGCGACCAGCACCGGCACTCCGGCCGGCAGCACCGGCAGGAAGCCCAGTCCGAGGATCAGGGCGAGCGCGGCCACGGCCCGCTCGGTGGCGGTGCGCAGCATGGGGGCGAGCAGGGCGAGGAAGACCGCGGGTCCGGCGGCGTCCAGGCCCCACTTGTTGGTGTCACCGATGGCCTCGGCGCCCAGGGCCCCGAGCAGGGTGGTGAGGTTCCACAGCAGGAACAGGCTGAGCCCGGTGACGGTGAAACCGAGCCGGGCGGCGCCCCGGTCCTTCTGGGCGAGGGAGACGGCGGCGGTCTCGTCGATCACCCAGTGCGCGGCGAACGGCCGGAGGGCGCGGGGCAGGGCCAGCAGCTGGGACAGCCGCAGCCCGTAGAAGGCGTTGCGGGTCCCGAGGAAGAAGGCTCCGGCGGCGGCGGTGAACGGGTTCCCGCCCGCGGCCAGCGCCCCGACCAGGGCGAACTGCGAGGCGCCGGTGAACACCAGCAGGCTGAGCACGCAGGCCTGGAGCACGCTGATGCCGGCCCCGGCGGCGGTCACCCCGAAGGCGAAGCCGGAGAGTCCGACGGCAACCCCGACACCGAGGGAGTCGCGAACGACGGCCCGGCGGCCCGCGCCGGTCGGCCGGGCCACCGCCGTCTGCCCCTGGGGCGCCGGCGCCGAGGGTTGTGTCTGTGTCTGAGGCTGCTGCTGAGTCACGCCCCGACGCTATGCGGACGCGCGAGGCGCCGTCTTGTACGTTCTTGCGCGGCCAGCGCAGCCAGCGCAGCCAGCGCGGCCGGACGGGCCGCAGCCGCGCGCCGGAACCACGCGCCGGAACCACGGCCCGGACGCCCTACCGTGTGCGCTCGCGCCGGTACGCGCCGGGCGGGACGCCCACGATCCGGGTGAAATGCCGGTTCAGGTGTGGCTGGTCGGTGAAGCCGACCGCCACGGCCGCCACGGCCGGCGGGGTGCCCTCCCCCAGCAGCAGGCGGGCGCGCCGCACCCGGGCGTCGGTCAGCCAGGTGTGCGGCGGCATCCCGTACCGCTCGCGGAAGGCCCGGAGCAGGGCGAACGGGCTGGTGCCCAGCTGTGCGGCGAGCTGTTCCAGGGACGGCGGGTCCGCGAGCCGGTCCTCCAGGACCGCACGGGCCCGCTCGGCGGTGCCGGTGCCGGCCCCCGCGGCCGGCCGGCCGGGCAGAGCGCCGCCGTGGCCGCGGAGCATCCGGGCCACCACGATCCGCAGCAGGCTGTCGGCGGCCAGCGCATTGCCCAGTTCGGCGGCCCGGTGGATCTCGGTGATCAGGCGGGCTCCCTCCGCGTCCATGACCAGTGTGTCGGTGAAGGCGGGGGTGCCGCGCAGGGTGGTGAGGTCGGCGGCGACCTCGGCGACCAGGTCGGGCGCCGGGTAGAGAGTGGAGTAGGCCCAGCCCCCGGGGGTCCCGGCCCGGGCCGTGTGCGGGACCTCGGGGTTGATCAGCACCACACTGCCCGGTCCGGCGCGCTCGGTCGCCCCGGGCAGGCCGATCTCCTCGATGCCGCAGGTCACGGCGGCGATGACATAGCCGTCGTGGGTGTGCCGGGGGAAGGTGTGGCGGACGTAGTGGGCGCGCAGCAGATCCAGGCCGGGCAGTTCCGGGTACTGCCAGTGCCGCGCCCATTCCCCGCCGTCTCTCCCCATCCCCCCATTCTGCGCGTCCCCCGCATCCCCCGCGTCCCTGCGCTCCCCGCGACCCCTGCGCCACCTGCGCCCGGTGCGTTTTCCACAGGCTCGGCCCGCTGTCGGTGGCGGGGTGCACGATGGTGCCATGACCGGCTCCGCGCTCAACTCGTTCTCCCCTGCGACCCGCTCCTGGTTCACGGGGGCCTTCGTCGCGCCCACTTCCGCCCAGGAGGGCGCCTGGCGGGCCATCGGTGCGGGCTCGGACGTGCTGGTGGTGGCGCCGACCGGGTCCGGCAAGACCCTGGCGGCCTTCCTCGCCGCCCTGGACCGGCTGGCCTCCGTCCCGCCGCCCGCGGATCCGAAGAAGCGCTGCCGGGTGTTGTACGTATCCCCGCTGAAGGCCCTCGCGGTGGATGTGGAGCGGAACCTGCGCAGCCCGCTGACCGGGATCCGGCAGGAGGCGGTGCGGCTGGGGCTGCCCGAGCCGGAGATCCGGGTGGGGATCCGGTCCGGGGACACCCCGGCGGCGGAGCGGCGGGCGCTGGCCACCCGGCCGCCGGACATCCTCATCACCACCCCCGAATCGCTGTTCCTGATGCTGACCTCGGCGGCCCGCGAAGCCCTGGCCGGGATCGAGACGGTGATCCTGGACGAGGTGCACGCCGTCGCCGGGACGAAGCGGGGCGCGCATCTGGCGCTGTCCCTGGAGCGGCTGGACGAGCTGCTGCCGGGTCCGGCGCGCCGGATCGGACTGTCGGCGACGGTCCGGCCGGTGGACGAGGTGGCCCGCTATCTGGCGCCGCGCGGCAGAGTCGAGATCGTCCAGCCGCCGTCGGCCAAGGAGTTCGACCTGTCGGTGGTCGTCCCGGTGGAGGACATGGGCGAGTTGGGCGGCTCGCCAGCCACGGAGGAGCGGGAGGGCGGCGACAAGCCGTCGATCTGGCCGCATGTGGAGGAGCGGATCGCTGACCTGGTCCAGGCGCACCGGTCGACGATCGTGTTCGCCAATTCGCGGCGGCTCGCGGAGCGGCTGTGCAACCGGCTCAACGAGATCGCGTACGAGCGGGCCATGGGCACTCCGCTGGCCGAAGGGGCCCCGCCGCCGGCCGAGATCATGGCCCAGTCGGGGGCCGCGAGGGGCGCCCCGCCGCTGCTGGCGCGGGCGCACCACGGTTCGGTGTCCAAGGAGCAGCGGGCCCTGGTCGAGGAGGATCTGAAGGCCGGCCGGCTGCCGGCCGTGGTGGCGACCTCCAGCCTGGAACTGGGCATCGACATGGGGGCGGTGGACCTGGTGGTGCAGGTGGAGTCGCCGCCGTCGGTGGCCTCGGGGCTGCAGCGGGTCGGCCGGGCCGGGCACCAGGTCGGTGCGGTGTCCCGGGGTGTGGTGTTCCCCAAGTACCGGGGCGATCTGGTGCAGTCGGCGGTGGTCACCGAGCGGATGCGGTCCGGGTCCATCGAGTCGCTGCGGATCCCGTCGAACCCGCTGGACGTGCTGGCGCAGCAGATCGTGGCGATGACCGCGATGGACACCTGGCAGTGGGACGACCTGATCGCCCTGGTGCGGCGGGCGGCGCCGTTTGCCGCACTGCCCGAATCGGCGTTCACCGCGGTACTGGACATGCTGGCGGGCCGTTATCCCTCGGACGCGTTCGCGGAGTTGCGGCCCCGGGTGGTCTGGGACCGGGTGGCGGGTACGATCACGGGCCGGCCGGGCGCGCAGCGGCTCGCGGTCACCTCCGGCGGGACCATCCCGGACCGGGGCCTGTTCGGGGTGTTCCTCGCCGGGGCCGACCCGAAGAAGGGCGGCGGCCGGGTCGGCGAGCTCGACGAGGAGATGGTGTACGAGTCCCGGATCGGGGACGTGTTCACGCTGGGCACCACCTCCTGGCGGATCGAGGACATCACCCGGGACCGGGTGCTGGTCTCGCCCGCGCCCGGGGTGCCGGGGCGGCTGCCGTTCTGGAAGGGCGACCAGCTGGGCCGGCCGCTGGAACTGGGCCGGGCGGTCGGCGCGTTCCTCCGGGAGCTGGGCGGCCTGTCCGAGGAGGATGCCCGGCTGCGGCTGCTGGCGGCCGGACTGGACGCCTGGGCCGCCGGAAATGTGCTCGCCTATCTGGCGGAGCAGCGCGAGGCCTGCGGTCATGTGCCCGACGACCGGACCATCGTGGTGGAACGGTTCCGGGACGAGCTGGGCGACTGGCGGGTGGTGGTCCACTCCCCCTTCGGTGCACAGGTGCACGCCCCGTGGGCGCTGGCGCTGGGCTCCCGGCTCGCCGAGCGGTACGGCATGGACGCGCAGGTGATGCACGCCGACGACGGGATCGTGCTGCGGCTGCCGGACGCCGACCTGCTGGGCATGGACCTCCTCGACCACGACCCGCTGGGCGCGCCCGCCTTCGAGTTCGACAGCGAGCAGGCCCCGTTGGGCGCCGCCGATGTCGCCTTCGACCGGGGCGAGGTGGACCGGATCGTCACCGAGCAGGTGGGCGGTTCGGCGTTGTTCGCCTCCCGGTTCCGGGAGTGCGCGGCCCGGGCCCTGCTGCTCCCGCGCCGCAGCCCGGGCAAGCGGACCCCGCTGTGGCAGCAGCGGCAGCGGGCCGCCCAGCTGCTGTCGGTGGCGTCCGAGTTCGGGTCCTTCCCGATCGTGCTGGAGGCGGTCCGCGAATGCCTCCAGGACGTGTTCGACGTCCCGGGCCTGACCGAGCTGATGGGGGACATCGAGGCGCGCCGGGTCCGCCTGGTCGAGGTCACCACCCCCGAACCCTCCCCGTTCGCCCGGTCCCTGCTGTTCGGGTATGTGGCCCAGTTCCTGTACGAGGGGGACTCCCCGCTCGCGGAGCGCCGGACGGCGGCGCTGTCGCTGGACTCCCGGCTGCTGGCCGAGCTGCTCGGCCAGGCGGAGCTGCGGGAGCTACTGGATCCGGAGGTGCTGGCCGAGCTGGAGCGGGAGCTCCAGTGGCTGCCGACCGAGGGGGGCGAGGACGGAGAGGGCGCCGAGGAGGGCGGGCGTCCGGGACGCCGGGTCAAGGACGTCGAATCGGTGGCCGATGTGCTCCGGCTGCTGGGCCCGCTGACCGCGGCCGAGCTGGCCGAGCGTGGCGCGGACCCGGCCTGGGCCGGGGAGCTCGCCGCGGCCCGCCGGATCATCGCGGTCCGGATCGGGGGCGCCGACCACTGGGCTGCGATCGAGGACGCGGGCCGGCTGCGGGATGCCCTGGGCACGGCCCTGCCGGTGGGTGTCCCGGAGGCGTTCACCGAACCGGTGAAGGACCCGCTGGGTGATCTGCTGGCCCGGTTCGCCCGTACCCACGGCCCGTTCACCACGGCCACCGCCGCGGCCCGGTTCGGGCTGGGTGCCGCGGTGACCGAGGGCGCCCTGCACCGGCTGGCGGCAGCCGGGCGGGTGGTGCAGGGCGAGTTCCATCCCTCCGGGATCGGCCAGGAGTGGTGCGATGCGACGGTGCTGCGGCGGCTGCGCCGGCGCTCGCTGGCCGCGCTCCGGCAGGAGCTGGAGCCCGTCCCGCCGGCCGCGCTGGCCACCTTCCTGCCGCAGTGGCAGCACCTGGGCGGGGCGCTGCGCGGGATCGACGGGCTGGCCCGGGCGGTCGAGCAGCTCCAGGGTGCCCCGGTGCCGGCCTCGGCGCTGGAGCGGCTGATCCTGCCGTCCCGGGTCAGCGGGTACTCCCCGGCCCTGCTCGACGAGCTGACCACGACCGGCGAGGTGGTCTGGGCGGGTGCGGGGGCGCTGCCCGGCAAGGACGGCTGGGTGTCGCTGTACCTCGCGGATGCGGCTCCGCTTCTGCTGCCGCCGCCGCATCCACTGGAGCAGAGCCCGCTGCACCAGGCGGTGCTGGACTGCCTGGCCGGGGGGTACGGCCTGTTCTTCCGCCAGATCGCGGAGTCGGTGCGCACCGGATGGCCCGAGGCGACCGACGTCCAGCTGTCGGAGGTGCTGTGGGACCTCGCCTGGTCGGGCCGGCTGACGAACGACACCCTGGCCCCGCTCCGCTCCCTGCTCGGTTCGGGGCGGACCGCGGGTGCCACCGCGCACCGGGCCCGGCGTACGGTTCCGCGCGGCCGGTACGGCACGTTGAGCGCCTCGGTGTCCCGGCCCGGTCCGCCCACGGTCTCCGGTCGCTGGTCGCTGCTCCCGGCCCATGCCCCGGAGCCGACCCACCGGGCGCACGCCCTGGCCCGGACCCTGCTGGACCGGCACGGGGTGGTCACCCGGGGTGCGGTCCAGGCCGAGGGGGTGGAGGGCGGTTTCAGCGCGGTCTACCGGGTCCTGTCCGCGTTCGAGGACAGCGGCCAGGCCCGCCGGGGCTATGTGGTGGAGGGGCTGGGCGCGGCCCAGTTCGCGATGGACGGTGCGGTGGACCGGCTGCGGGCGGCGGAGCGCACCCCGCCGCCGCTGGCCGCCGTGGTGCTGGCGGCGGCCGATCCGGCGAATGCGTACGGGGCGGCCCTGGCCTGGCCCGAGCCCCCGGCCGGGGCTTCGCACAAGCCGGGCCGCAAGGCCGGCTCGCTGGTGGTGCTGGTGGACGGTGAA
This window harbors:
- a CDS encoding AraC family transcriptional regulator, whose product is MGRDGGEWARHWQYPELPGLDLLRAHYVRHTFPRHTHDGYVIAAVTCGIEEIGLPGATERAGPGSVVLINPEVPHTARAGTPGGWAYSTLYPAPDLVAEVAADLTTLRGTPAFTDTLVMDAEGARLITEIHRAAELGNALAADSLLRIVVARMLRGHGGALPGRPAAGAGTGTAERARAVLEDRLADPPSLEQLAAQLGTSPFALLRAFRERYGMPPHTWLTDARVRRARLLLGEGTPPAVAAVAVGFTDQPHLNRHFTRIVGVPPGAYRRERTR
- a CDS encoding ATP-dependent helicase, coding for MTGSALNSFSPATRSWFTGAFVAPTSAQEGAWRAIGAGSDVLVVAPTGSGKTLAAFLAALDRLASVPPPADPKKRCRVLYVSPLKALAVDVERNLRSPLTGIRQEAVRLGLPEPEIRVGIRSGDTPAAERRALATRPPDILITTPESLFLMLTSAAREALAGIETVILDEVHAVAGTKRGAHLALSLERLDELLPGPARRIGLSATVRPVDEVARYLAPRGRVEIVQPPSAKEFDLSVVVPVEDMGELGGSPATEEREGGDKPSIWPHVEERIADLVQAHRSTIVFANSRRLAERLCNRLNEIAYERAMGTPLAEGAPPPAEIMAQSGAARGAPPLLARAHHGSVSKEQRALVEEDLKAGRLPAVVATSSLELGIDMGAVDLVVQVESPPSVASGLQRVGRAGHQVGAVSRGVVFPKYRGDLVQSAVVTERMRSGSIESLRIPSNPLDVLAQQIVAMTAMDTWQWDDLIALVRRAAPFAALPESAFTAVLDMLAGRYPSDAFAELRPRVVWDRVAGTITGRPGAQRLAVTSGGTIPDRGLFGVFLAGADPKKGGGRVGELDEEMVYESRIGDVFTLGTTSWRIEDITRDRVLVSPAPGVPGRLPFWKGDQLGRPLELGRAVGAFLRELGGLSEEDARLRLLAAGLDAWAAGNVLAYLAEQREACGHVPDDRTIVVERFRDELGDWRVVVHSPFGAQVHAPWALALGSRLAERYGMDAQVMHADDGIVLRLPDADLLGMDLLDHDPLGAPAFEFDSEQAPLGAADVAFDRGEVDRIVTEQVGGSALFASRFRECAARALLLPRRSPGKRTPLWQQRQRAAQLLSVASEFGSFPIVLEAVRECLQDVFDVPGLTELMGDIEARRVRLVEVTTPEPSPFARSLLFGYVAQFLYEGDSPLAERRTAALSLDSRLLAELLGQAELRELLDPEVLAELERELQWLPTEGGEDGEGAEEGGRPGRRVKDVESVADVLRLLGPLTAAELAERGADPAWAGELAAARRIIAVRIGGADHWAAIEDAGRLRDALGTALPVGVPEAFTEPVKDPLGDLLARFARTHGPFTTATAAARFGLGAAVTEGALHRLAAAGRVVQGEFHPSGIGQEWCDATVLRRLRRRSLAALRQELEPVPPAALATFLPQWQHLGGALRGIDGLARAVEQLQGAPVPASALERLILPSRVSGYSPALLDELTTTGEVVWAGAGALPGKDGWVSLYLADAAPLLLPPPHPLEQSPLHQAVLDCLAGGYGLFFRQIAESVRTGWPEATDVQLSEVLWDLAWSGRLTNDTLAPLRSLLGSGRTAGATAHRARRTVPRGRYGTLSASVSRPGPPTVSGRWSLLPAHAPEPTHRAHALARTLLDRHGVVTRGAVQAEGVEGGFSAVYRVLSAFEDSGQARRGYVVEGLGAAQFAMDGAVDRLRAAERTPPPLAAVVLAAADPANAYGAALAWPEPPAGASHKPGRKAGSLVVLVDGELVLYLERGGKTLLAWPPAEDPRLEAATAALAAGSRAGTVPDLTVERINTAAALTSPLGKVLEAAGFHATPRGLRLRH
- a CDS encoding AzlC family ABC transporter permease, encoding MARPTGAGRRAVVRDSLGVGVAVGLSGFAFGVTAAGAGISVLQACVLSLLVFTGASQFALVGALAAGGNPFTAAAGAFFLGTRNAFYGLRLSQLLALPRALRPFAAHWVIDETAAVSLAQKDRGAARLGFTVTGLSLFLLWNLTTLLGALGAEAIGDTNKWGLDAAGPAVFLALLAPMLRTATERAVAALALILGLGFLPVLPAGVPVLVAALAAPVILFLKGRRS
- a CDS encoding AzlD domain-containing protein, yielding MNVWIAIGATVLGCYLLKLAGLLVPAGVLERPLVQRLAALLPVALLAALTAQQTFSTGSALVVDARAAGLAAAGVALLLRAPFLIVVAAAVVVTAGVRALGG
- a CDS encoding AI-2E family transporter, which translates into the protein MPRWLPRAVVLTLALYACFQLGSWAFHQLIGLLINILIAFFLALAIEPAVSRMAARGVRRGLATFLVFLAVFVASVGFVVLLGSMLAGQIIEIIEDFPDYLDDVINSINTTFNTELSRLEIQDSLLRSDWLQRYVQNSASGVLDVSATVLGGLFRLLTIGLFAFYFAADGPRLRRALCSVLPPAKQSEVLRAWEIAVAKTGGYLYSRGLMALISGIAHYILFMILELDYAPALAVWVGLVSQFIPTIGTYLAGALPMLIAFTVNPWYALYVLGFVVIYQQFENYVLQPKLTSRTVDIHPAVAFGSVVAGTALLGAVGALIAIPAVATLQAFLGAYVKRYEVADDGTGGAAGAARGGGADPTSRAGSAPRPRLWRWPRLR
- a CDS encoding DUF3046 domain-containing protein — translated: MRLTIFWERMAEHFGESYADSFARDHVMTELGGRTVHQALDAGWETKDVWRAVCAAMGVPAHLR